From a region of the Archocentrus centrarchus isolate MPI-CPG fArcCen1 chromosome 18, fArcCen1, whole genome shotgun sequence genome:
- the LOC115796617 gene encoding coxsackievirus and adenovirus receptor homolog — MNLTATEGQTVTLPCRAPNNKLLVAIEWSRPDLKQQYVYLSVDDHTERLNQHPSFKDRVILLDRQMKDGDVSLVLINVTTDDTGTYECRVETRTNSRRATLDAAPISIIYLRVDPPGQPGGSAGPTAGLSAIVCLLLLLF, encoded by the exons ATGAACCTCACAGCCACTGAAGGACAGACCGTCACGCTGCCATGTCGAGCTCCAAACAACAAGCTTCTCGTAGCTATAGAGTGGAGCAGACCTGACCTGAAGCAACAGTATGTTTACCTGTCTGTGGACGATCACACTGAACGACTGAACCAGCATCCATCTTTCAAGGACCGGGTGATTCTgctggacagacagatgaaggatggagacgtgtctttGGTTCTGATCAATGTGACCACTGATGACACTGGAACATACGAGTGTCGTGTCGAGACAAGAACAAACAGCAGGAGAGCCACTTTGGATGCTGCTCCCATCAGCATCATCTACCTGAGAGTTGATCCTCCAG gtcagCCTGGAGGGTCTGCTGGACCGACAGCTGGTCTGTCAGCGATCGTGTGCttgttgctgttgttatttTGA
- the LOC115797232 gene encoding sodium channel subunit beta-4-like translates to MYRKAVLGLILLCLLSPSGGLTDHVNVIAVLGQTVVLPCLVPNDDPIIAVHWSRSDVNPIHVLLYQSKRSNPANQQPPLRNRVDLLDRQMKDRDLSVIMKDVKFADTGTYECHVIQTATNHWKTPIMKTEPITIVKLRVDPVAGTTNDGSSECVQPLYFIFGLVLFVIFILFTGF, encoded by the exons ATGTACAGGAAAGCTGTGCTGGGTTTGATTCTTCTGTGTCTGTTATCACCTTCTGGAG gtctgacag ACCACGTAAACGTCATAGCTGTGCTTGGACAGACTGTCGTTCTGCCGTGTCTGGTTCCAAATGATGACCCTATCATAGCTGTACATTGGAGCAGATCTGACGTGAATCCAATCCATGTGCTTTTGTACCAGAGCAAGAGGTCCAATCCAGCCAACCAGCAGCCACCTTTAAGGAACCGGGTGGATCTgctggacagacagatgaaggacaGAGACCTGTCTGTGATTATGAAGGATGTGAAGTTTGCTGACACTGGAACATATGAGTGTCATGTCATCCAGACAGCAACAAACCACTGGAAGACACCCATAATGAAGACTGAGCCCATCACCATCGTCAAGCTGAGAGTTGATCCAGTGG CTGGAACAACAAATGATGGATCGAGTGAGTGTGTTCAGCCTCTTTACTTTATCTTTGGTCTCGTcttatttgttattttcattctgtttactGGTTTCTGA